From Acidobacteriota bacterium:
TATTCTTCGACGCTCAGCAAAACCCCCTCGGGCTTGCCCCGGTGGGTGATGGCATAGGTCCCGCGCTCCTCCCTGATCTTGCGGACAAGGCTCGACAGGCGGGCTTTGGCCCGGCTCAGAGGCACAATATCGGAGTATTCAGCCATAACTCGCTCCCATGAATGGTCTGTTAATGGACCACTTTATTGGTCATATCAAAGATATGTCTTTCCGTGGCAACTGTCAAGTCGAAAAGCCCCTTGACTCACCCGCCGGACACGTTAGAATCATAGAGCAAGGAGGCGTCATGGAATATCGTTTTCTCGGCCATTCGGGTCTCAAGGTGTCGGAGCTTTCCTACGGAACATGGGTGACGTTCGGCGACCAGATCGGGGAGGATGAGGCCTTCCCGTGCCTCACGGCCGCCTGGGACGCCGGCGTCAACTTCTTCGATACGGCCGAGGTCTATGCGCGCGGCCGGGCCGAAACCCTTCTGGGCCGGCTCATCCGCAAGGCCGGTTGGAAGCGCTCGGACCTCGTCATCGCCACAAAGATTTTCTGGGGCGGCCCCGGGCCGAACGACAAGGGCCTGTCCCGTAAGCACATTATCGAAGGCATGAACGCCTCGCTCGAGCGCCTCCAGATGGACTACGTCGATCTCGTCTTCTGCCACCGGCCGGACAAGGACACGCCCGTCGAAGAAACCGTCCGGGCCATGACCCACCTCATCAACACGGGCCGGGCCATGTACTGGGGGACGAGCGAATGGAGCGCGACGCGGATCATGGAGGCCTGGGCCGTCGCGCGGCGCGAGCACCTCATCCCGCCGACCATGGAGCAGCCGGAATACCACATGTTCCACCGCGAGCGCGTCGAGAGCGAATATCGAGACCTCTACGCGCGCATCGGGTTGGGAACGACGATCTGGAGCCCGCTTGCCGGCGGGCTGCTCACGGGGAAATACGCCAAGGGCGTCCCTGAGGGGACGCGGCCGACCGTCCGCGGCTACACGTGGCTCAGGAAGCGGTTCGAGGGCGCGGCCGCGGCGGACATCCTGGCCAGGACGGGGAAACTGGCGAAGCTTGCGGCCGATCTCGATATCACGACGGCCCAGCTCGCCCTGGCCTGGTGCCTGAAGAACCCGAATGTCAGCACCGTGATCACCGGGGCGTCACGGGCCGAACAGGTCGTCGAGAACATGAAGGCGGCTGAAGCTGTAAAAAAACTCAAGCCCGCCGTCATGGAGCGCATCGAGGAGATTCTCGGCAACCGCCCGGCGCCGGAACCGGATTACAAAGCCTGAGTTCGTAAACGGAAGCCGGCGGCCTTTTCCGAGACCCGGTGCTATTCAGGCCTCGGCACAACCACCCGAACGGCCGCCGGAACCACTTCCACCTCGACCGGCGTGCTGCCCACGACTTCCCCGTCTGCCTGGACCGGGATTTGTCGACCGGCGCTCACTTTAACCGTCTGCCGCGCCAGATCACATTCGATCTCTTTCTTTCTCGGCCGGCCGAACGCCAGTTGTATCGCCACTTGCAGGTAATCCCAGACGGTGAGCGCTCTCATCACGCACACCGATACCACGCCATCATCGGGCTGCACATCGGGCCCCAGGTTGAACGGTTTGATCCCCACCATCCGGCTGTTGCTGACGTAAACTTCGGAGGCTCTGACTGTTTTGGTTTTCCCGTCGATCTCCAATTTAAAGCGGTTCAACCTCCGCCCGCCAAGCTGCAGTATCCCCGTCCATAGGTAAGCGAACTGACCCCAGTGACGTTTCTCCTCCCGGCCCGTTTCCTGCATGGTCATGGACGTAATCCCCATGCTTACACTTAACAACGATAAACACCCTTTCACCCTCATGCCATCGATCCGGCGCGTATGGAACCCCTCAACCAGCAACTGGACGGCATCATCCGGGTTCAGTGGAATGTCCAGCTCCCGAGCCAGCATATTCCCGGTCCCGAAGGGGAGGATCGCCATCGGGACCTGGCGACCGACCAACCCGGCAGCCACGGCGGATACGGTGCCGTCGCCGCCGGCCGCAACGATCAGGTCGAAGCCGCGCTCCAAAGCTTCGGCTACGACTTCGGACACATTGTCCTTCCCTGTTGTCTCGAAGATCTCATAAACGCACCCCGACAGGTGCGCCTCGAGCAGCCGGCGCAGTTCTTCGGCATCCGCGTTCCCGCCTACGGGGTTGGCGACCACGAATATTTTCATAGGAACCCTCTTGTCTTCTGAAAGATTTAAACCCTTTATTACGGGAATTGGCTTTTTTGCTCCGTCATAGCCGTTATCACGAAATCCGGATCACGGCCGCCAGGACGGCCGCCAGGAACAGAACGACCGCAACGGCCGCCGTAACCCATTTTAAGCTTTTCGTTCTCATGCCGGCCTCCTTCAATCCAGAAAAGAAAACACTTCCACGTGAATTCTTTTGTCTTTGATGCCGAGAGCGTGAAGGTTATCGATGCTCTTATATAAAAGCGGCGGAGGGCCCACCAGGTAAAATCCCATCTGCTCCTTGCTCGTGTCCACGTGCTTTTGAATCATGTCTTTGTCGATATACCCGCTCTCGCCCGTCCAGTCTTTTTCAGGATTCTGCAACACGGGAATGAATTTCAGGTTGGGAAAATCCCCCCGCTCCATGTCCCGGAGTTCATCAT
This genomic window contains:
- a CDS encoding diacylglycerol kinase family lipid kinase yields the protein MKIFVVANPVGGNADAEELRRLLEAHLSGCVYEIFETTGKDNVSEVVAEALERGFDLIVAAGGDGTVSAVAAGLVGRQVPMAILPFGTGNMLARELDIPLNPDDAVQLLVEGFHTRRIDGMRVKGCLSLLSVSMGITSMTMQETGREEKRHWGQFAYLWTGILQLGGRRLNRFKLEIDGKTKTVRASEVYVSNSRMVGIKPFNLGPDVQPDDGVVSVCVMRALTVWDYLQVAIQLAFGRPRKKEIECDLARQTVKVSAGRQIPVQADGEVVGSTPVEVEVVPAAVRVVVPRPE
- a CDS encoding aldo/keto reductase; protein product: MEYRFLGHSGLKVSELSYGTWVTFGDQIGEDEAFPCLTAAWDAGVNFFDTAEVYARGRAETLLGRLIRKAGWKRSDLVIATKIFWGGPGPNDKGLSRKHIIEGMNASLERLQMDYVDLVFCHRPDKDTPVEETVRAMTHLINTGRAMYWGTSEWSATRIMEAWAVARREHLIPPTMEQPEYHMFHRERVESEYRDLYARIGLGTTIWSPLAGGLLTGKYAKGVPEGTRPTVRGYTWLRKRFEGAAAADILARTGKLAKLAADLDITTAQLALAWCLKNPNVSTVITGASRAEQVVENMKAAEAVKKLKPAVMERIEEILGNRPAPEPDYKA
- a CDS encoding type II toxin-antitoxin system Phd/YefM family antitoxin — its product is MAEYSDIVPLSRAKARLSSLVRKIREERGTYAITHRGKPEGVLLSVEEYESLIETLEVLSDREFMARLDRGLADEKAGRLHAHDEVFPEK